In one Candidatus Jidaibacter acanthamoeba genomic region, the following are encoded:
- a CDS encoding HNH endonuclease: MKRLEGLRPQANLAAGFKDTPNNYTWHHHEEGRLCQDPEKNGSDTMYGGKYITIGGCI, translated from the coding sequence ATGAAAAGGCTTGAGGGGCTGCGACCTCAGGCAAACTTAGCAGCAGGATTTAAAGACACACCTAATAATTATACCTGGCATCATCATGAAGAAGGAAGGCTTTGTCAAGATCCTGAAAAGAATGGTAGTGATACCATGTATGGAGGCAAGTATATAACAATTGGGGGTTGTATTTAG